A genome region from Gadus macrocephalus chromosome 15, ASM3116895v1 includes the following:
- the ggps1 gene encoding geranylgeranyl pyrophosphate synthase has translation MDGKTKSSPERILLEPYKYLLQLPGKQVRTKLSQAFNHWLNVPDDKLQVIIEVTEMLHNASLLIDDIEDSSTLRRGFPVAHSIYGVPSVINSANYVYFLGLEKVLTLEHPEAVRVFTRQLLELHRGQGLDIHWRDTYTCPSEQEYRAMVLQKTGGLFGLAVGLMQLFSGWGRDLKPLLDTLGLFFQIRDDYANLRSREYSDNKSFCEDLTEGKFSFPTIHAIWSCPESTQVQNILRQRTDNADIKRYCVDYLEKVGSFAYTRQTLRTLEEDTYRLIRELGGNPELESLVKHLGRMHQEVEAVGGEAEAGEGETQ, from the exons ATGGATGGCAAAACCAAATCGTCTCCTGAAAGAATACTTCTGGAGCCATACAAATATTTGCTACAACTGCCAG GAAAACAGGTTCGGACAAAACTGTCCCAAGCCTTCAACCACTGGCTCAATGTTCCAGATGACAAACTCCAG gtgATCATCGAGGTGACGGAGATGCTGCACAACGCCAGCCTGCTGATCGACGACATCGAGGACAGCTCCACGCTGCGCCGGGGCTTCCCCGTGGCCCACAGCATCTACGGCGTGCCCTCCGTCATCAACTCGGCCAACTACGTCTACTTCCTGGGCCTGGAGAAGGTGCTGACCCTGGAGCACCCGGAGGCCGTGCGCGTCTTCACCCGCCAGCTGCTGGAGCTGCACCGCGGCCAGGGCCTGGACATCCACTGGAGGGACACCTACACCTGCCCCAGCGAGCAGGAGTACCGCGCCATGGTGCTGCAGAAGACGGGCGGCCTCTTCGGCCTGGCCGTGGGCCTCATGCAGCTCTTCTCCGGCTGGGGCCGCGACCTCAAGCCCCTGCTGGACACGCTGGGCCTCTTCTTCCAGATCCGCGACGACTACGCCAACCTGCGCTCGCGCGAGTACAGCGACAACAAGAGCTTCTGCGAGGACCTGACCGAGGGCAAGTTCTCGTTCCCCACCATCCACGCCATCTGGTCGTGCCCCGAGAGCACGCAGGTGCAGAACATCCTGCGGCAGCGCACGGACAACGCCGACATCAAGCGCTACTGCGTGGACTACCTGGAGAAGGTGGGCTCGTTCGCCTACACGCGCCAGACGCTGCGCACGCTGGAGGAGGACACCTACCGGCTGATCCGGGAGCTGGGCGGGAACCCCGAGCTGGAGAGCCTGGTCAAGCACCTGGGCAGGATGcaccaggaggtggaggcggtgggcgGCGAGGCGGAGGCCGGCGAGGGCGAAACCCAGTGA